TTGTTCTGCCAAGAATATCTTCTATATCGTCAATGAATCCCATATTAAGCATTTCATCAGCTTCATCTAATACAACAAAAGAAACTTCTGAAAGCGACATACTTTTTTTATTTAATAAATCTATCATTCGTCCTGGAGTTCCAACTACAACATCTACACCCTTTTTTAATCTTCTAAGCTGAGTATCATAAGACTGTCCGCCGTAAATTGGTGCTGCGTGAATATTTTTATTACCACGCAATGAATTAAACTCTTCTGCAACCTGAATTGCAAGTTCGCGGGTAGGAACAAGAACAAGTGCTTGCAAATGTCCTGCTTTAGTTTTAAGCTGCTCGATAATTGGTAGTGCGAACGCAGCAGTTTTTCCAGTTCCAGTTTGAGCTTGACCTATAAGATCAATTTTATTCTCTAATATTAGAGGAATTATTTTTTTTTGAATTTCTGTTGGTTCTTCAAACCCTTTCAAATGAATAGCGTGAAGTGATTCTTCCGATAGACCTAATTCTTTAAAGCCGTTGTTAATCATAATTTTTATTTCTCACAATAATTTAAATTCTCATTCGAAAACAAGAATCCGTTGATAAATGAAATCGAACGAGAAAGTTTTTTTAGCAGTTCTCTGCTCGATATACTCTGCCACTTTTTCCAATCTTTTTGGAATAGCCAGAATCTTTTCTTGTGCTTTGGAAGCCAGCTCATTCAAACCCGTGATAACTTCAATATCCCAAAATTTGATAGCTTCCTCTACAATTTTTTTATAATCCCACGGACCATAAATTCCAACACGTCTAACTACATCTGCCATCTCTCTGAAGTTCGGCATTGAAATACCCGGCATATCGATTGCGGGCATAATATCAGCCGCTGCAATCAATGCACGGTTCGGATCAATTTCCAGAATCGCTTTGAACACGTTTCGGTAAAACGTGTAATGCTTTGCTTCATCGGCAGCAATACTACTCAGAATTCCATCCAATAAGGGCTCATCAGTTCCGACATGTGTTCCCGTATTTTTGTGTGATATTTGTGTTGCTCTTTCTTGAAGCGTTGTATAAACAAACACTTTGTAAGGATCTCGATCCCAATCCGGATTAAACCCGGCTTCCAGATAGTGATACTGCATCATTTCGACATCTCGGAAACGAAACAGTCTGCCGTCACGCGCATAATCCCGTAGAATACATCCGTGACGATCTTCTTCTCCAGTCCACATGTTATTCCATTTGGACCAGAAACTTTCATCACCAAGATGTTTTGCTATTAAACGGTGAAAATGTGGAAGTCCTTCTTCCGTTAATAGATTTATTGCTACGGCTACGCGAACTGAATCCTTTACCCCTCTAACTCGTTCTTTGAGTGAACTTAAATTTTTTTCTTGATCATCACTCATCTTTTCGTCAGCAGGTAGAAAATCACTAGAGAACCACAATTTTCTTTTTGCAACGTGCGATTCGATCCACTCCTTTACCTTTGTTTCAAGATGATTAAGAACTTCTATTTTGCCAAATGTTTCCAGCGCTTTTTTATCTTCAAATGGTAGGATGATATCCATCTCTCACCTTTCTTTCTGAAAATATTAACGGACTGAGCTTTTCTATGACAATAGACTTTGCGACTCTCTGAGGCTTATTTGATGGGTTAAATTGAGAAATACAAAACCTATTTCGGGTTATTACCGTAGTATTTATGAAATACTAGTGCAAATATAGACTTAATTGAGGTGATATCACAGAAAATTCCATTTTATGACCGATTTGTTATGTAAAATTTTTGTAATGGAATAAGTTTGTATGATATAATAAAGCCACCGGTTTCTAATGAAAACGATGGCTTTTCAAATAATAAGAATTTATTTAGACTAATGTCTTATAGCTTTGCAGCATTCTCATATAGTTAGCGCGTTCGAATGCCGCCGGCTCTGCTATCGATTTTTGGCTCATGCTTCCTTTCATCAATGATACGGATGCGTATTCTTTTTCTTCCATCCAGTTATTCATTTTAGAAAGAATGTCTGCAATTCTACCAACTCCATTAATTAATAGTTCAGAACAAATCATTGCAACATCTGCTCCGGCCATCATTGATTTTATAACATCTGTATGTGAATGAACACCGCTTGTCAACGCAAGATTAGCATTGATGTTTCCATGGAGAATTGCAATCCATCGTAATGGCAGACGCATTTCCCAATTTGTACTCAACACAAGATTCGGTACAACATTAAGATTATCCAAATCAAAATCCGGTTGATAGAAACGATTGAAAAGTACTAATGCGTCAGCTCCAGCATTATCTAATTTTTGTGCCATGTTAGACATCGAAGAAAAGAAAGGACTCAATTTAATAGCAACCGGAATTTTTACATTCTTTTTTACTTCCTTCAAAACATCAACATACATCGTTTCAATTTCAGATCCAGAGGTAAGAGGATTCGTCGGTATGTAATAAATATTTAATTCAATTGCATCGGCTCCGGCTTGTTCTATTTTTTTTGCATAATTAATCCAACCGCCAGAACTAACTCCGTTCAAACTTCCAATTATTGGAATGTCTACTGCTCTCTTAAGATTAGCAATATGATCAAGATATTTTGCGGGAGAAAGATGAAATTTATCCTGTTCCGGGAAATAACTTGCTGCTTCTGCGTTACTGTTGTCGTGATAAGTTAAATAATGATTAAGTTCTCCGGATTCATGTGTTATCTGTTCTTCAAACAATGAATAAACAACAATCGCAGCAGCGCCTGCGTCTTCCATCGCTTTTACCGTATCAACACTTTGAGAAAGCGGTGATGCAGAAGGAACTAACGGGTTCTTCAGTTTTAATCCCATATACGTTGTTGAAAGATCCATAATAACTCCTCTATTTTATAATTCCTAAACTCACAAAGTGAAATAAAGAATCCCATCAATTGAATGAGATTCTTTTCTCATCTAATGAATAAAATTAATTTTCTTTATTCTCGTCATCGTTTGATAATTTCATCTCTGACATTTGTTCGTAGAATTTCCATTTTTTCAGAACTTCGGCTTGACCTAGTTCCAACAAATGTTTTGCTTCTTCCGGATGAGATTTTGTTAACATTTTATATCTGGTTTCATGATAGATGTATTCTTCCAGTTTAATTTTTGGAGCTTTAGAATCAAGCTTCAGAGGATTTTTTCCATCAAGAACGTTTAACGGATTATATCTGAATAACGGCCAGTGACCGCTATCTACTGCAAGCTTCTGGCTTTCCATTCCTTTCGCCATATTGATTCCATGAGCAATGCAATGGCTGTATGCAATGATTATTGAAGGACCATTATATGCTTCTGCTTCTAAGAATGCGCGCAGTGTTTGAGCATCGTTTGCACCCATAGCAACTTTTGCAACGTAAACATTGCCGTATGTCATTGCCATCATCGCAAGATCTTTCTTAGCTGTAGTTTTTCCTGCCGCAGCAAACTTAGCAACTGCGCCGTAACTTGTTGACTTTGACATCTGTCCGCCGGTATTAGAATATACTTCCGTATCAAGAACCAGAATGTTTACATTCTTTCCAGATGCTATTACGTGATCAAGTCCGCCATAACCGATATCATATGCCCAGCCGTCTCCGCCGATAATCCATACAGATTTTTTGACTAGATAATCTGCAACTTCTATTAACTTCAATGCATTATTCGACTTTATAT
The nucleotide sequence above comes from Ignavibacteriales bacterium. Encoded proteins:
- a CDS encoding dihydroorotate dehydrogenase-like protein: MDLSTTYMGLKLKNPLVPSASPLSQSVDTVKAMEDAGAAAIVVYSLFEEQITHESGELNHYLTYHDNSNAEAASYFPEQDKFHLSPAKYLDHIANLKRAVDIPIIGSLNGVSSGGWINYAKKIEQAGADAIELNIYYIPTNPLTSGSEIETMYVDVLKEVKKNVKIPVAIKLSPFFSSMSNMAQKLDNAGADALVLFNRFYQPDFDLDNLNVVPNLVLSTNWEMRLPLRWIAILHGNINANLALTSGVHSHTDVIKSMMAGADVAMICSELLINGVGRIADILSKMNNWMEEKEYASVSLMKGSMSQKSIAEPAAFERANYMRMLQSYKTLV
- a CDS encoding acyl-ACP desaturase, whose amino-acid sequence is MDIILPFEDKKALETFGKIEVLNHLETKVKEWIESHVAKRKLWFSSDFLPADEKMSDDQEKNLSSLKERVRGVKDSVRVAVAINLLTEEGLPHFHRLIAKHLGDESFWSKWNNMWTGEEDRHGCILRDYARDGRLFRFRDVEMMQYHYLEAGFNPDWDRDPYKVFVYTTLQERATQISHKNTGTHVGTDEPLLDGILSSIAADEAKHYTFYRNVFKAILEIDPNRALIAAADIMPAIDMPGISMPNFREMADVVRRVGIYGPWDYKKIVEEAIKFWDIEVITGLNELASKAQEKILAIPKRLEKVAEYIEQRTAKKTFSFDFIYQRILVFE